One genomic region from Halococcus qingdaonensis encodes:
- a CDS encoding DUF7523 family protein, which produces MTLAADTRRAVRRNPFVFEALQAGVLNYTAAARFLDVGDLDPVAAALRRYAEELPDHESDARDARVTMQSGLGAVNVDEGDGGPDESEALLAVGSHALVPDAGSLTGVLATGEVDARALAHVLDRLAVEGIDVTAAGVAGDALLIAVDRRAGPDAVRVVEEALGGVATTPTD; this is translated from the coding sequence ATGACCCTCGCCGCCGACACCAGACGTGCGGTGCGTCGAAACCCGTTCGTGTTCGAGGCGCTCCAGGCGGGCGTGCTCAACTACACCGCCGCCGCACGATTCCTCGATGTCGGTGATCTCGATCCGGTTGCCGCTGCGCTGCGGCGCTACGCCGAGGAGTTGCCCGACCACGAATCCGATGCGCGCGACGCCCGCGTGACGATGCAGAGTGGCCTCGGTGCGGTAAATGTGGACGAGGGAGATGGTGGACCCGACGAAAGCGAGGCGCTACTCGCGGTCGGCAGCCACGCGCTCGTGCCCGATGCCGGGTCGCTGACGGGCGTGCTCGCCACCGGGGAAGTCGATGCCCGAGCGCTCGCGCACGTTCTCGACCGATTGGCCGTCGAGGGAATCGACGTGACGGCTGCGGGCGTTGCCGGTGACGCGCTTCTGATCGCCGTGGATCGGCGGGCGGGTCCCGACGCAGTGCGGGTCGTCGAAGAGGCGCTCGGGGGAGTTGCGACGACTCCGACGGATTGA
- a CDS encoding DUF7524 family protein has product MAESTASGTLSVHLNRAELHAVELPATFASSDSFVVELDNHGEATHVHLRIDDALSEIASIPTSNHYVRPGATVRVPIRVHESGPVTGHLTVATAYGSQTEEVEITIEPTAGKQRVEIDESLIERTDDTVDAGPTSPPTRSTGGGTRSRSTGRTRSSTGGMSRSSSAGGLDSSGLLGATAVVILLGIALLFVEGVAMYIGAVAVLAGLIVAGYLLLS; this is encoded by the coding sequence ATGGCTGAGTCGACCGCTTCGGGGACGCTCTCGGTTCATCTCAACCGTGCGGAGCTCCACGCCGTCGAGCTGCCGGCGACGTTCGCGAGTTCGGATTCGTTCGTCGTCGAGCTCGACAACCACGGTGAGGCGACCCACGTCCATCTCCGTATCGACGACGCGCTCTCCGAGATCGCTTCGATCCCGACGAGCAACCACTACGTCCGTCCGGGCGCGACGGTGCGCGTTCCGATCCGCGTCCACGAGAGCGGCCCCGTCACGGGCCATCTCACCGTCGCCACCGCCTACGGCAGCCAGACCGAGGAGGTCGAGATCACGATCGAGCCGACCGCCGGCAAGCAGCGCGTCGAGATCGACGAATCGCTCATCGAACGCACCGACGACACCGTCGATGCCGGCCCGACGAGCCCCCCGACACGGTCGACGGGCGGCGGGACACGGTCGCGATCGACCGGGAGAACGCGATCGAGCACCGGAGGCATGTCGCGATCGAGTAGTGCAGGCGGCCTCGATAGTTCGGGACTGCTCGGTGCCACGGCGGTGGTGATCCTGCTGGGAATCGCGCTGCTGTTCGTCGAGGGTGTCGCCATGTACATCGGCGCGGTCGCCGTTCTCGCCGGACTCATCGTCGCCGGCTATCTCCTGCTCTCCTGA
- a CDS encoding methytransferase partner Trm112, protein MKESLMEIVRCPMDKQELELEVIQRTDDEVLEGRLVCSECGEEYPIEEGIPNLLPPDMREDAPA, encoded by the coding sequence ATGAAGGAGTCGCTGATGGAGATCGTGCGGTGTCCGATGGACAAGCAGGAGCTCGAACTCGAAGTCATCCAGCGAACCGACGACGAGGTGCTCGAAGGGCGACTCGTCTGTTCCGAGTGTGGCGAGGAGTACCCGATCGAGGAGGGGATTCCGAACCTGCTTCCGCCGGACATGCGCGAGGACGCGCCGGCCTGA
- a CDS encoding DR2241 family protein produces the protein MNDSQLAALREAAADGVTCDGLSATQDDSGYAFVTPEVSHDGLSEEEFDALATENPWFVSNWHFWRGTSETNEAFLRWVEHASELGVRERYETLVDGLTREWGQLLVTATLGTDGERSYELRHTADAATAVTGLDSYHDPREAREISTLDDDGRYRPLKTAPSLQAGWRFGDLDGRDLVRTVEFFYPATVANWYREQVGKLDVSHFRETAERQTGIYGVIDDLDVDSVENLAEACCVDSQCLKRREWDKDEETPLDAPRGDGEFPCREPCSLVVAAARQFAVLEGEETRTYEVELTPSERSQLTELVDAVADGRVDEIREADVGDGANRYRARYLRAKRLADGEFEGLREKR, from the coding sequence ATGAACGATTCCCAGTTGGCGGCGCTCCGCGAGGCCGCCGCCGACGGCGTGACCTGCGATGGGCTGTCGGCCACGCAGGATGATTCGGGCTACGCGTTCGTGACGCCGGAAGTGAGCCACGACGGCCTGAGCGAGGAGGAGTTCGACGCGCTCGCGACGGAGAACCCGTGGTTCGTCTCGAACTGGCACTTCTGGCGCGGGACGAGCGAGACCAACGAAGCGTTCCTCCGCTGGGTCGAACACGCGAGCGAACTCGGCGTGCGCGAACGGTACGAGACGCTCGTCGACGGGCTCACGCGCGAGTGGGGCCAACTGCTCGTTACTGCGACGCTCGGCACCGACGGCGAGCGCAGCTACGAACTCCGCCACACGGCCGACGCGGCCACTGCCGTCACGGGGCTCGACAGCTATCACGATCCGCGCGAAGCACGCGAGATCAGCACGCTTGACGACGATGGCCGGTATCGTCCGCTGAAGACCGCACCCAGCCTTCAAGCGGGCTGGCGCTTCGGCGATCTCGACGGCCGCGATCTCGTGCGCACGGTCGAATTTTTCTACCCGGCGACGGTCGCCAACTGGTATCGCGAACAGGTCGGCAAGCTGGACGTCAGCCACTTCCGCGAAACCGCCGAGCGCCAGACGGGGATCTACGGCGTGATCGACGATCTCGACGTCGATAGCGTCGAAAACCTCGCCGAGGCCTGCTGTGTCGATTCACAGTGTCTCAAACGCCGCGAGTGGGACAAGGACGAAGAGACGCCTCTCGACGCACCCCGTGGTGACGGTGAGTTCCCCTGTCGGGAGCCGTGTTCGCTCGTCGTCGCCGCCGCCCGACAGTTCGCCGTTCTCGAAGGCGAGGAGACGCGCACCTACGAAGTCGAACTGACGCCGAGCGAGCGCTCGCAGCTGACGGAGCTGGTCGATGCGGTCGCCGACGGACGCGTCGACGAGATCCGCGAGGCCGACGTCGGCGACGGCGCGAACCGGTATCGGGCGCGCTACCTCCGGGCGAAGCGACTCGCCGACGGCGAGTTCGAGGGTCTGCGCGAGAAAAGATGA
- a CDS encoding GNAT family N-acetyltransferase, which translates to MPGTLIEQGERVTLRTVEREDSEFLQRAHANPEIRYPLGTVTHMNDSEMDDYFEEFIEDEHNVGFVVCLDDAGPDHPEEDETEPIGVVTVRRVDWDRPSLAYWLVPDHHEQGYGKEAVSLVVEYVFRTFDVHSLGAHAFDFNAASRGLLESLGFVEEGRARENRFIDGEYRDSVQYGLLRREWREQ; encoded by the coding sequence ATGCCAGGAACGCTCATCGAGCAGGGCGAACGGGTCACGCTGCGGACCGTCGAGCGCGAGGACAGCGAGTTCCTCCAGCGTGCACACGCCAATCCCGAAATCCGCTACCCGCTCGGCACCGTCACACATATGAACGACAGCGAGATGGACGACTACTTCGAGGAGTTCATCGAGGACGAACACAACGTCGGTTTCGTCGTCTGTCTCGACGATGCAGGGCCGGACCATCCCGAGGAGGACGAAACCGAACCGATCGGTGTCGTCACTGTCAGGCGCGTCGACTGGGATCGACCTAGCCTAGCCTACTGGCTCGTCCCTGATCATCACGAACAGGGCTACGGCAAAGAGGCGGTCTCGCTCGTCGTCGAGTACGTCTTCCGGACGTTCGACGTCCACAGCCTCGGCGCGCACGCCTTCGATTTCAACGCGGCCTCGCGCGGGCTGCTCGAATCGCTCGGTTTCGTCGAGGAAGGTCGTGCGCGCGAGAATCGATTCATCGATGGCGAGTACCGAGATTCGGTTCAGTACGGACTGTTGCGCCGCGAGTGGCGCGAGCAGTGA
- the gyrA gene encoding DNA gyrase subunit A translates to MSSDIPQPGSNAAANVDSVRIEDEMEQSYIDYAMSVIAGRALPDVRDGLKPVHRRILYAMHEEGVTSNAGHRKSSSVVGDTMGDYHPHGDSAIYDALARLAQDFSMRAPLVDGQGNFGSVDGDPPAAMRYTEARMSSIAEELLSDIEKDTVDFTPNYDDRLEEPDVLPSAFPNLLVNGSSGIAVGMSTNVPPHNLGEVIDATIHLIENPDCTVEDLMEHVKGPDFPTGAEIVGREAIHSAYTTGRGRVRMRASYEIEEAGSHERIVITELPYQQNKAKLVEHIADLVNDGTLDGVSDLRDESDRDGIRIVVDLKRGALTDVVENQLLEHCLEKTFGVINLALVDGEPQVLDLKELLGHYLEHRREVVRRRSQHDLDEAEERAHILSGRLTALENADDVVELIREADDRDAAKSALREVYEFSERQADHIVRMQLGSLTALEAEEIETEYENVESEIDRLETILASDAELDRVITDELRAVQDEYADDRRTRIVEDYGTVTREDLIPDEEVVVVMTENDYIKRMPAGQFDPQGRGGKGIIGTKLKDGDRVSAVFRANTHDYLLTFTNQGYVYRLKVYEVPEMGRTARGKSAINLVDLDDGEAITAVVATDDLTDEECLTMVTHDGYVKRTCASEFENIHSGGLIATRLEDGDELVDVAVTDDDGDLLIGTQQGMAIRFPKEEAREMGRSARGVNGVDLQGDDAVAGVVAATDDTDLLTVTENGYGKRTPMSEYSTQSRYGKGLKDIKTNERNGRVTAIEAATADDDLVVMSDTGQIMRTPVGDISTVGRNTMGVTIMALEDGDGIACIDVLET, encoded by the coding sequence ATGAGTTCAGACATCCCCCAACCAGGATCGAACGCGGCCGCGAACGTCGATTCGGTCCGCATCGAAGACGAGATGGAACAGTCGTATATCGACTACGCGATGAGCGTCATCGCCGGGCGCGCGCTGCCCGACGTCCGTGACGGCCTCAAGCCCGTCCATCGGCGCATCCTCTACGCGATGCACGAGGAGGGCGTCACCTCGAACGCGGGCCACCGAAAGTCCTCCTCGGTCGTCGGGGACACGATGGGTGACTACCACCCGCACGGCGACTCGGCAATCTACGACGCGCTCGCCAGGCTGGCCCAGGACTTCTCGATGCGCGCGCCGCTAGTCGACGGCCAGGGCAACTTCGGCTCCGTCGACGGCGATCCGCCGGCCGCGATGCGCTACACCGAGGCACGGATGAGTTCCATCGCCGAGGAACTGCTCTCGGACATCGAGAAGGACACCGTCGATTTCACGCCGAACTACGACGACCGTCTCGAAGAGCCGGACGTCCTCCCGTCGGCGTTCCCGAACCTTCTCGTCAACGGCTCCTCGGGCATCGCGGTCGGGATGAGCACCAATGTCCCGCCGCACAATCTGGGCGAAGTGATCGACGCGACGATCCACCTGATCGAGAACCCCGACTGCACTGTCGAGGATCTGATGGAGCACGTAAAGGGGCCGGACTTCCCCACGGGCGCTGAGATCGTTGGTCGCGAGGCGATCCATTCGGCGTACACCACCGGTCGCGGTCGCGTGCGGATGCGCGCGAGCTACGAGATCGAGGAGGCAGGTAGCCACGAGCGCATCGTCATCACCGAACTCCCCTACCAGCAGAACAAGGCCAAACTCGTCGAGCATATCGCCGATCTCGTCAACGACGGCACGCTCGACGGCGTGAGCGATCTCCGCGACGAGTCCGACCGCGACGGCATCCGTATCGTCGTCGACCTCAAGCGCGGCGCGCTCACCGATGTCGTCGAGAACCAGCTGCTCGAACACTGCCTCGAGAAGACGTTCGGCGTCATCAACCTCGCGCTGGTCGACGGCGAGCCGCAAGTGCTCGATCTCAAAGAACTGCTCGGCCACTATCTGGAGCACCGCCGCGAGGTCGTCCGACGACGCTCCCAACACGACCTTGACGAGGCCGAGGAGCGTGCGCACATCCTCTCCGGGCGACTGACGGCGCTCGAAAACGCCGACGACGTCGTCGAGTTGATCCGCGAGGCCGACGACCGCGACGCGGCCAAGAGCGCTCTCAGGGAAGTCTACGAGTTCTCCGAGCGACAGGCCGACCACATCGTCCGGATGCAGCTGGGGAGTCTGACGGCGCTCGAAGCCGAGGAGATCGAAACCGAGTACGAGAACGTCGAAAGCGAGATCGACCGCCTCGAAACCATCCTCGCGAGCGATGCCGAGCTCGATCGCGTCATCACCGACGAGCTGCGCGCGGTTCAGGACGAGTACGCCGACGACCGCCGGACACGGATCGTCGAGGACTACGGCACCGTCACGCGCGAGGACCTCATCCCGGACGAGGAGGTCGTCGTCGTGATGACCGAGAACGACTACATCAAGCGGATGCCGGCCGGCCAGTTCGATCCCCAGGGTCGCGGCGGCAAGGGGATTATCGGCACGAAACTCAAGGACGGCGACCGCGTCTCGGCGGTGTTCCGGGCGAACACCCACGACTACCTCCTCACGTTCACCAATCAGGGCTACGTCTATCGCCTCAAGGTCTACGAGGTGCCCGAGATGGGGCGGACCGCCCGCGGGAAATCCGCGATCAACCTCGTCGATCTCGACGATGGCGAAGCGATCACCGCCGTCGTGGCGACCGACGATCTCACCGACGAGGAATGTCTCACGATGGTCACGCACGACGGCTACGTCAAGCGGACCTGCGCGAGCGAGTTCGAGAACATCCACTCGGGCGGACTGATCGCCACCCGGCTGGAGGACGGCGACGAACTCGTCGACGTCGCAGTCACCGACGACGACGGCGACCTGCTGATCGGCACACAGCAGGGGATGGCGATCCGCTTCCCGAAGGAGGAGGCCCGGGAGATGGGACGGAGCGCCCGCGGCGTCAACGGCGTCGATCTCCAGGGGGACGACGCGGTCGCGGGGGTCGTCGCCGCCACCGACGACACCGACCTCCTCACCGTCACCGAGAACGGCTACGGCAAGCGCACGCCGATGAGCGAGTACAGCACCCAGTCGCGCTACGGCAAGGGACTGAAGGACATCAAGACGAACGAGCGCAACGGCCGCGTCACCGCCATCGAGGCCGCGACCGCCGACGACGATCTCGTGGTGATGAGCGATACCGGCCAGATCATGCGCACGCCCGTCGGCGACATCTCGACCGTCGGCCGGAACACGATGGGCGTGACGATCATGGCGCTCGAAGACGGCGACGGTATCGCCTGTATCGACGTGCTCGAAACGTAA
- a CDS encoding CbiX/SirB N-terminal domain-containing protein produces MPALVIVAHGSHLNPGSHDPTFTHADTVRAAGAFDEVREAFWKEEPSFREVLRTVESEEVYVVPLFVSEGYFTEEVIPRELRLEDWDVSLWDSDGTDADTATLTAADVDKTIHYCGPVGTHPAMSDVVVQRAESVTGDPDVGEGFGLAVVGHGTNRNENSAKAIHYHADRVREMDRFDEVNALFMDEEPEVDDVTDYFESEDVVVVPLFVADGYHTQEDIPEDMGLTDDYREGYETPTEVEGQRIWYAGAVGTEPLMADVLLERAADAGADVEEALDIVRKRTATPAAGD; encoded by the coding sequence ATGCCGGCACTGGTCATCGTCGCCCACGGCTCGCACCTGAACCCCGGCTCGCACGACCCGACCTTCACCCACGCCGACACCGTGCGCGCGGCGGGGGCCTTCGACGAGGTGCGCGAGGCGTTCTGGAAGGAGGAACCCTCCTTCCGGGAGGTTCTGCGGACCGTCGAGAGCGAGGAGGTCTACGTCGTGCCGCTGTTCGTGAGCGAGGGCTACTTCACCGAGGAAGTCATCCCGCGCGAGCTCCGCCTGGAGGACTGGGACGTCTCGCTGTGGGATTCCGACGGGACGGACGCCGACACGGCCACACTCACGGCCGCCGACGTCGATAAAACGATCCACTACTGCGGCCCGGTCGGCACCCACCCCGCCATGTCCGACGTCGTCGTCCAGCGTGCCGAGTCGGTGACGGGCGATCCGGACGTGGGCGAGGGGTTCGGTCTCGCGGTCGTCGGCCACGGGACGAATCGCAACGAGAACTCGGCGAAGGCGATTCACTACCACGCTGATCGCGTTCGCGAGATGGACCGGTTCGACGAGGTCAATGCGCTGTTCATGGACGAGGAGCCGGAGGTCGACGACGTGACCGACTACTTCGAGAGCGAGGACGTCGTCGTCGTGCCGCTGTTCGTCGCCGACGGCTATCACACTCAGGAGGACATCCCCGAGGATATGGGGCTGACCGACGACTACCGCGAGGGCTACGAGACACCCACCGAGGTCGAGGGCCAACGAATCTGGTACGCCGGCGCGGTCGGGACCGAACCGCTCATGGCCGACGTGTTGCTCGAACGCGCGGCCGATGCGGGCGCGGACGTCGAGGAAGCGCTCGACATCGTTCGCAAACGGACCGCCACGCCGGCGGCCGGTGATTGA
- a CDS encoding adenylosuccinate synthase, with protein sequence MTVTIVGAQLGDEGKGGMADRWSESASVVCRYQGGDNAGHTVVHDGEEYKLSLVPSGAIRGKVNVLGNGCVVNPETLFEELDALQERGVDPDIRVARRAHVIFPYHRVLDGIEEDVKSESDFDVATTGRGIGPTYEDKAGRRGIRIGDLLDTDVLRERLEYVVPQKRALAEEVFGVETGEAFDIDALYDQYAAFGERLAEENMTVDAGTFLADRIDDGEDVLFEGAQGTILDIDHGNYPYVTSSNPTAGGTCTGTGLGPGIVGDGEIVGIAKAYLSRVGTGPLPTELGGVVGQTPDYDEDTERGDEALATELREAGGEYGTVTGRPRRIGWLDMPMLRHSTRANGFTGLVVNHIDTLAGLDEVRVGHAYTLDGEERLTLPATTERWADCEASFRSFDGWDDADWDAIADEGYDALPENARAYLDYISEELDVPIYAVGVGPGREQTIVREDPLG encoded by the coding sequence ATGACAGTCACCATCGTCGGCGCACAGCTCGGCGACGAGGGCAAGGGCGGAATGGCCGACCGCTGGAGCGAATCGGCCAGCGTGGTATGTCGGTATCAGGGCGGCGACAACGCCGGTCACACCGTCGTCCACGACGGCGAGGAGTACAAGCTCTCGCTGGTACCGAGCGGTGCCATCCGCGGGAAAGTCAACGTACTCGGCAATGGCTGCGTCGTCAACCCCGAGACGCTGTTCGAGGAGCTTGACGCGCTACAGGAGCGCGGCGTCGATCCCGACATCCGGGTTGCCCGCCGCGCGCACGTCATCTTCCCCTATCATCGCGTTCTCGACGGCATCGAGGAAGACGTCAAGAGCGAGAGCGACTTCGACGTCGCCACCACCGGTCGCGGCATCGGCCCGACCTACGAGGACAAGGCCGGCCGGCGCGGCATCCGGATCGGCGACCTGCTCGACACCGACGTGCTGCGCGAGCGCCTCGAATACGTCGTCCCGCAGAAACGCGCGCTCGCCGAGGAGGTCTTCGGCGTCGAGACCGGCGAGGCGTTCGATATCGACGCGCTCTACGACCAGTATGCGGCGTTCGGCGAACGGCTCGCCGAGGAGAACATGACCGTCGATGCCGGGACCTTCCTCGCCGACCGCATCGACGACGGCGAGGACGTGCTCTTCGAGGGTGCACAGGGGACGATCCTCGACATCGATCACGGCAACTACCCCTACGTGACTTCCTCGAACCCGACAGCAGGCGGGACCTGTACCGGCACGGGACTCGGCCCGGGGATCGTCGGTGACGGCGAGATCGTCGGGATCGCCAAGGCCTATCTCTCACGGGTCGGCACCGGCCCCCTTCCCACCGAACTCGGTGGCGTGGTCGGCCAGACGCCCGACTACGACGAGGACACCGAGCGCGGCGACGAGGCACTCGCCACGGAACTCCGCGAGGCTGGCGGTGAATATGGTACTGTCACGGGTCGGCCACGACGCATCGGTTGGCTCGACATGCCGATGCTCCGCCATTCGACGCGCGCGAACGGGTTCACCGGGCTCGTTGTCAACCATATCGACACGCTCGCCGGGCTCGACGAGGTGCGAGTGGGTCATGCCTACACGCTCGATGGCGAGGAGCGACTCACGCTACCGGCGACGACCGAACGGTGGGCCGACTGCGAGGCGTCCTTCCGCAGCTTCGACGGCTGGGACGACGCCGACTGGGACGCGATCGCCGACGAGGGCTACGACGCACTCCCCGAGAACGCACGCGCATATCTGGACTACATCAGCGAGGAACTCGACGTCCCGATCTACGCCGTCGGCGTCGGGCCGGGCCGCGAGCAGACGATCGTCCGCGAGGACCCGCTCGGGTAG
- the cysS gene encoding cysteine--tRNA ligase, with the protein MTLRVENTLTGEREPFEPQDPDSVLLYYCGLTVSDRAHLGHARTWVHVDVMHRWLEHLGYDVRHVENFTDVNEKIVARVGENDLGDSEGAVARGFIEKTLDDMRALNLKRAEVYPRVSEHIPEIVDLVERLVEGGHAYESNGSVYFDVGSFESYGELSNQRLDEIESQGDPDERSEKRHPADFALWKAGGVSPEAVAEHRHDEGVEPSSGQTWESPWGEGRPGWHIECSAMSMAHLDETIDIHVGGRDLVFPHHENERAQSEAATGETFSEYWLHADLFAMDDEKMSSSLGNFITVDEALADYGLNAIRTFLLSGSYNSTQTYSEAAIEEAVERAERLERTHERAVAALDGPDARTKVDDERLRDAVDDTREAFTTAMNDDFNTRGALAALLELSTVVNSRLDAEDEHDYRALKRAVETFEELGEGILGLQFTEGATGEVGIADELVELLLDVRESAREAGDYDRADELRTELEALGVEIQDTDDGPTYRLGAGE; encoded by the coding sequence ATGACGCTGCGCGTGGAGAACACCCTCACCGGCGAGCGCGAACCGTTCGAGCCACAGGACCCCGATTCCGTACTCTTGTACTACTGTGGCCTGACGGTCTCGGACCGCGCTCATCTCGGCCACGCGCGCACGTGGGTCCACGTCGATGTGATGCACCGCTGGCTCGAACATCTGGGGTACGACGTGCGCCACGTCGAGAATTTTACCGATGTAAACGAGAAAATCGTCGCCCGAGTAGGGGAGAACGACCTCGGCGACTCCGAGGGCGCGGTCGCGCGCGGGTTCATCGAGAAGACGCTCGACGACATGCGCGCGCTCAACCTGAAGCGTGCGGAGGTCTACCCGCGGGTTTCGGAGCATATCCCCGAGATCGTCGACCTCGTCGAGCGACTCGTCGAAGGCGGGCACGCCTACGAGTCGAACGGCTCCGTCTATTTCGACGTGGGAAGCTTCGAATCGTACGGCGAACTCTCGAACCAGCGCCTCGACGAGATCGAATCACAGGGCGATCCCGACGAGCGAAGTGAGAAACGCCATCCGGCCGACTTCGCGCTCTGGAAGGCCGGCGGTGTCTCGCCCGAGGCCGTCGCCGAGCATCGCCACGACGAGGGCGTCGAGCCGTCGTCCGGCCAGACCTGGGAGTCGCCGTGGGGCGAGGGCCGACCGGGCTGGCACATCGAATGCTCGGCGATGAGCATGGCTCATCTCGACGAGACGATCGACATCCACGTCGGCGGACGCGATCTCGTCTTCCCCCATCACGAGAACGAGCGCGCTCAGAGCGAGGCCGCCACGGGCGAGACGTTCAGCGAATACTGGCTCCACGCCGATCTCTTCGCGATGGACGACGAGAAGATGAGTTCGAGCCTCGGCAACTTCATCACCGTCGACGAGGCGCTCGCCGACTACGGCCTGAACGCGATCCGCACCTTCCTGCTGTCGGGCAGCTACAACAGTACCCAGACCTACAGCGAGGCGGCCATCGAGGAAGCCGTCGAACGCGCCGAACGGCTCGAACGTACCCACGAGCGAGCGGTCGCGGCGCTCGACGGGCCCGACGCACGAACGAAGGTCGACGACGAGCGACTGCGCGATGCCGTCGACGACACGCGCGAGGCATTCACGACCGCGATGAACGACGATTTCAACACCAGGGGCGCGCTCGCGGCGCTGCTCGAACTCTCGACGGTCGTCAACTCCCGGCTCGACGCCGAGGACGAACACGATTATCGGGCGCTCAAACGCGCGGTCGAGACGTTCGAGGAGCTCGGCGAAGGGATACTCGGCCTGCAGTTCACCGAGGGGGCGACAGGCGAGGTCGGCATCGCCGACGAGCTCGTCGAACTCCTGCTCGACGTGCGCGAGTCGGCTCGCGAGGCAGGTGACTACGACCGCGCCGACGAGCTCCGGACCGAACTGGAGGCGCTCGGCGTCGAGATTCAGGACACCGACGACGGCCCGACCTACCGCCTGGGGGCGGGCGAATGA